Proteins encoded by one window of Chondromyces crocatus:
- a CDS encoding carbamoyltransferase family protein, producing MPTWVLGLSAFYHDAAACLLRDGELVLAVEEERLSRIKHDHGYPARAIAACLDTAGITPADVDLVVFYEKTLPKLERQLETWLGAFPRSLGAFVRSMSRYLDGRIDLRRWLERRGGFRGDILFSEHHLSHAAFAYFTSPFFLDTPDQDTAVLVSDGVGEWTTTSLWTAGPAGITPQREIHFPDSLGLFYSLITAHLGFEVNEGEYKVMGLAAFGDDTFAPEMARLLPFLDDGAFRLDRRYLHLGGHHRLASPALDALLGPPRLPGDPITQRHRDLARSAQARLEDALLRIEATLPAGQPLCYGGGVALNGAANARLAARRPLHVSFAPGDSGAAIGAAYVGHYLASTKGSATLSDSATLSDSATLSDSATLSDSAARSTNPPHRISITPYLGPAFTPDACLEAARALGLTARPLSSLGGDAFLAQRLADGAILGWVDGRMEFGPRALGARSLLADPRRATMRDAINERIKRREPFRPFAPIVLAEHTADFFDDPRPSPWMTEIRPVRPERRHDLAAVVHVDGTARLQTLRRDDAPRLHDLIRAFAAITGVPALLNTSFNVAGEPIVCTPEDACRCFRTAGLDGLVLGEVWIEPEPRP from the coding sequence ATGCCCACCTGGGTCCTCGGCCTCTCCGCCTTCTACCACGACGCCGCCGCGTGCCTCCTTCGCGACGGCGAACTCGTCCTCGCCGTCGAAGAAGAGCGCCTCTCCCGCATCAAGCACGACCACGGCTACCCCGCGCGCGCCATCGCCGCGTGCCTCGACACCGCCGGCATCACCCCCGCCGACGTCGACCTCGTCGTCTTCTACGAAAAGACCCTCCCCAAGCTCGAACGCCAGCTCGAGACCTGGCTCGGCGCCTTCCCCCGCTCCCTCGGCGCCTTCGTTCGCAGCATGTCCCGCTACCTCGACGGCCGCATCGACCTCCGCCGCTGGCTCGAACGCCGCGGCGGCTTCCGCGGCGACATCCTCTTCTCCGAGCACCACCTCTCCCACGCCGCCTTCGCCTACTTCACCTCCCCCTTCTTCCTCGACACCCCCGACCAGGACACCGCCGTCCTCGTCTCCGACGGCGTCGGCGAGTGGACCACCACCAGCCTCTGGACCGCTGGCCCCGCAGGCATCACCCCCCAGCGCGAGATCCATTTCCCCGACTCCCTCGGCCTCTTCTACTCCCTGATCACCGCCCACCTCGGCTTCGAGGTGAACGAAGGCGAGTACAAGGTCATGGGCCTCGCCGCCTTCGGCGACGACACCTTCGCCCCCGAGATGGCGCGCCTCCTCCCCTTCCTCGACGACGGCGCCTTCCGCCTCGACCGCCGCTACCTGCACCTCGGCGGTCACCACCGCCTCGCCTCCCCCGCCCTCGACGCCCTCCTCGGCCCACCACGCCTCCCGGGTGACCCCATCACCCAGCGCCACCGCGACCTCGCCCGCAGCGCGCAAGCTCGCCTCGAAGACGCCCTTCTCCGCATCGAGGCCACGCTCCCTGCTGGCCAGCCTCTCTGCTACGGCGGCGGCGTCGCCCTCAACGGCGCCGCCAACGCACGCCTCGCCGCGAGACGCCCCCTCCACGTCTCCTTCGCCCCTGGCGACTCCGGCGCCGCCATCGGCGCCGCCTACGTGGGACATTACCTCGCCTCGACGAAGGGAAGCGCCACGCTCTCCGACAGCGCCACGCTCTCCGACAGCGCCACGCTCTCCGACAGCGCCACGCTCTCCGACAGCGCCGCACGCTCCACCAATCCCCCCCATCGCATCTCCATCACCCCCTACCTCGGCCCCGCCTTCACCCCCGACGCCTGCCTCGAAGCCGCCCGCGCGCTGGGCCTCACCGCCCGCCCTCTCTCCTCCCTCGGCGGCGACGCCTTCCTCGCCCAGCGCCTCGCCGACGGCGCCATCCTCGGCTGGGTCGACGGCCGCATGGAGTTCGGCCCCCGCGCCCTCGGCGCCCGCTCCCTCCTCGCCGACCCCCGCCGCGCCACCATGCGTGACGCCATCAACGAGCGCATCAAGCGCCGCGAACCCTTCCGCCCCTTCGCCCCCATCGTCCTCGCCGAGCACACCGCCGACTTCTTCGACGACCCGCGCCCTTCCCCCTGGATGACCGAGATCCGCCCCGTTCGCCCCGAGCGCCGCCACGACCTCGCCGCCGTCGTCCACGTCGACGGCACCGCCCGCCTCCAGACCCTCCGCCGTGACGACGCCCCCCGCCTCCACGACCTCATCCGCGCCTTCGCGGCCATCACCGGCGTCCCTGCCCTGCTGAACACCTCGTTCAACGTCGCCGGCGAGCCCATCGTCTGCACCCCCGAGGACGCTTGCCGCTGCTTCCGGACCGCAGGGCTGGATGGCCTCGTCCTCGGTGAGGTATGGATCGAACCGGAGCCCCGCCCATGA
- a CDS encoding DUF5989 family protein, whose protein sequence is MSRPRRAPFLADVLRFVFSGRRLWMLPIVLVLLVVSLLAAVGALAPYAAFLYPL, encoded by the coding sequence ATGAGCCGACCTCGCCGCGCTCCCTTCCTCGCCGACGTGCTCCGCTTCGTCTTCTCGGGCCGACGCCTGTGGATGCTCCCCATCGTCCTCGTCCTCCTCGTCGTCTCCCTCCTCGCTGCCGTCGGCGCCCTCGCTCCCTACGCCGCCTTCCTCTACCCGCTCTGA
- a CDS encoding SGNH/GDSL hydrolase family protein: MRIPTPARALALALALAGALILFANRHTPDESRLLGALLLATALAALLTRETPARRRVLEALAVLLLVLAGGEWAVRRESQKSQDAYAGRVIQFVDDPVLRYHWKPDTSCGEGTTNDRGMLDVPRQTEKPPGTLRIACLGDSVGGDCTLPRDNACAALERVLREARDGRPTEVLNFSVSGYNTLQEARTLEVRALPFSPDAVVVLYVVNDPYPELAISHHLPGHFKFQHLLWSATRFAAARLFPGHIDPLGGLLQGFYDDPRSWNGVVVAGFDRIQAVATAHAMPVVVAVFPLFLPDALPEHRLIGPKVTQEAERHGFIGLDLATTAYRDEPLDALLKPSRDMIHPNAHAHQLAAETIAKALLARHPELRAR; the protein is encoded by the coding sequence ATGAGGATCCCCACCCCTGCCCGCGCCCTCGCCCTCGCCCTCGCCCTCGCCGGCGCCCTGATCCTCTTCGCCAACCGACACACCCCCGACGAGTCACGCCTCCTCGGCGCCCTCCTCCTCGCCACCGCCCTCGCCGCCCTCCTCACCCGCGAGACCCCGGCCCGCCGCCGCGTCCTCGAAGCCCTTGCCGTCCTCCTGCTCGTCCTCGCCGGCGGCGAGTGGGCCGTCCGCCGCGAGAGCCAGAAGTCCCAGGACGCCTACGCCGGCCGCGTCATCCAGTTCGTCGACGACCCGGTCCTTCGTTACCACTGGAAGCCCGACACCTCCTGCGGCGAAGGCACCACCAACGACCGCGGCATGCTCGACGTCCCGCGGCAGACCGAGAAGCCCCCCGGCACCCTGCGCATCGCCTGCCTCGGCGACTCCGTCGGCGGCGACTGCACCCTCCCCCGCGACAACGCCTGCGCCGCCCTCGAGCGCGTCCTCCGCGAAGCCCGCGACGGCCGCCCCACCGAGGTCCTGAACTTCTCCGTCTCCGGCTACAACACCCTCCAGGAAGCCCGCACCCTCGAAGTCCGCGCCCTCCCCTTCTCCCCGGATGCCGTCGTCGTCCTCTACGTCGTCAACGACCCCTACCCCGAGCTGGCCATCTCCCATCACCTCCCTGGCCACTTCAAGTTCCAGCACCTCCTCTGGAGCGCCACCCGCTTCGCCGCCGCCCGCCTCTTCCCCGGCCACATCGACCCCCTCGGCGGCCTCCTCCAGGGCTTCTACGACGACCCCCGCAGCTGGAACGGCGTCGTCGTCGCCGGCTTCGACCGCATCCAGGCCGTCGCCACCGCCCACGCGATGCCCGTCGTCGTCGCCGTCTTCCCCCTCTTCCTGCCCGACGCCCTCCCCGAGCACCGCCTCATCGGCCCCAAGGTCACCCAGGAAGCCGAACGCCACGGCTTCATCGGCCTCGACCTCGCCACCACCGCCTACCGCGACGAGCCCCTCGACGCCTTGCTCAAGCCCTCGCGAGACATGATCCACCCCAACGCGCACGCCCACCAGCTCGCCGCCGAGACCATCGCGAAGGCCCTGCTGGCGCGCCACCCCGAGCTGCGAGCGCGCTAG
- a CDS encoding RCC1 domain-containing protein — protein sequence MEAGDVWCWGLLPNAEGGSRTVPLPERIELPLPALQVAVGGTVFTGPHGLRAHFCALLADGTVRCWGTNQLGQLGLGDTGPHEGAQIPNVNGIREIAAGTDNTCAINAQNQLYCWGPRSTGLIEGDTTPAAPTLIAESVDQVSVASFHACAVMVDRTLKCWGLDFYGSLGLGAGGPTHATTPTSVGHGSNFAEVSCGLTHTCARSSSGVSCWGNNANGQLGLGSRTNYNSPQSLNLFASQTLRAGASHTAAVIAGDVYLWGSNAFKQMGSNDAFDTLLPVRLSLPSVSRLALGERFSCALTAEGRVLCWGANDHAQLGDGTLVSRATAAPVRWR from the coding sequence ATGGAAGCGGGGGATGTCTGGTGCTGGGGGCTGCTTCCGAACGCAGAGGGAGGGAGCCGTACCGTTCCTCTTCCAGAGCGAATCGAGCTACCGCTTCCTGCATTGCAGGTCGCGGTGGGTGGAACGGTGTTCACGGGCCCCCATGGTCTGAGAGCACATTTCTGCGCTCTACTTGCCGATGGCACTGTCCGGTGCTGGGGAACGAATCAGCTTGGTCAGCTCGGCTTGGGTGACACCGGACCTCATGAAGGTGCGCAGATCCCCAACGTCAACGGGATAAGGGAGATCGCTGCTGGGACGGACAACACATGTGCCATCAACGCGCAAAACCAGCTTTACTGCTGGGGACCAAGGAGCACTGGCCTGATCGAGGGGGACACCACTCCGGCCGCGCCGACGCTCATTGCCGAGTCAGTGGATCAGGTCTCCGTAGCGTCATTTCACGCATGTGCTGTCATGGTGGACAGGACGTTGAAATGCTGGGGTCTCGATTTCTACGGCTCCTTGGGGCTCGGAGCTGGAGGGCCCACCCATGCAACCACGCCGACCTCGGTCGGGCATGGGTCCAACTTCGCCGAAGTGTCTTGCGGACTCACCCACACCTGCGCTCGGAGCAGCAGCGGGGTCTCTTGCTGGGGGAACAACGCAAACGGCCAGCTCGGTCTGGGTTCACGGACGAACTACAACTCTCCCCAGTCTCTCAATCTCTTTGCTTCACAGACGTTGCGCGCTGGCGCTTCGCACACAGCAGCAGTCATCGCTGGAGATGTCTACCTGTGGGGTAGCAATGCTTTCAAGCAGATGGGATCGAACGACGCTTTCGACACGCTGCTTCCGGTGCGACTGTCGCTCCCCTCGGTGTCGCGCCTCGCGCTCGGAGAGCGGTTCTCATGTGCATTGACTGCAGAGGGCCGTGTCCTGTGCTGGGGGGCGAATGATCATGCACAGCTGGGAGACGGAACCCTCGTGTCTCGAGCGACGGCGGCGCCCGTTCGGTGGCGATAG
- a CDS encoding type III pantothenate kinase produces the protein MLLAIDVGNTNISFGVFEGDALQHHVRSESARARTADEYAVLVRQMLSLHGVDIERIDSAIIASVVPPLTDTMVGLVRRAFHRDALVVGPGIRTGMPILYENPREVGADRIVNAVAAYEWARAGVIVVDFGTATTFDCVTPRGEYLGGVIAPGIQISAEALFSRAARLHRVEIALPPKVVGRNPMHSMQSGIVYGYAGLVEGICARLRRELAYPCRVVATGGLARLIAPQTESIETVDDDLTLTGLRLLYERNIASREGRHGSEVPPPHPEQDGGTPRSGETT, from the coding sequence ATGCTGCTCGCCATCGACGTCGGCAACACCAACATCAGCTTCGGTGTCTTCGAAGGGGACGCCCTCCAGCACCACGTCCGCTCCGAGAGTGCCCGTGCCCGCACGGCGGACGAGTACGCCGTCCTCGTGCGCCAGATGCTCTCGCTCCATGGCGTCGACATCGAGCGCATCGACAGCGCCATCATCGCCAGCGTCGTCCCACCGCTCACCGACACCATGGTCGGCCTCGTGCGCCGCGCCTTCCACCGCGACGCCCTCGTCGTCGGCCCGGGCATCCGCACCGGCATGCCGATCCTCTACGAGAATCCCCGCGAGGTCGGTGCGGATCGCATCGTCAATGCCGTCGCCGCGTACGAGTGGGCGCGCGCGGGCGTCATCGTCGTCGACTTCGGCACGGCCACCACCTTCGACTGCGTCACCCCGCGCGGCGAGTACCTCGGCGGCGTCATCGCGCCCGGCATCCAGATCAGCGCCGAGGCCCTCTTCTCGCGCGCCGCCCGCCTCCACCGCGTCGAGATCGCCCTCCCGCCCAAGGTCGTCGGTCGCAACCCCATGCACTCCATGCAGTCCGGCATCGTCTACGGCTACGCGGGCCTCGTCGAAGGCATCTGCGCTCGCCTCCGCCGCGAACTCGCGTACCCGTGCCGCGTCGTCGCCACCGGCGGCCTCGCGCGCCTCATCGCGCCCCAGACCGAGAGCATCGAGACGGTCGACGACGACCTCACGCTCACGGGCCTCCGCCTCCTCTACGAGCGCAACATCGCCTCGCGCGAAGGCAGGCACGGCAGCGAAGTTCCCCCGCCTCACCCCGAGCAGGACGGCGGCACACCGAGGAGCGGCGAGACGACGTGA